From Halotia branconii CENA392, the proteins below share one genomic window:
- a CDS encoding phosphotransferase enzyme family protein, with protein MTEDIQAQDTENLVAIAGQFTLQGQVTGVRAFGSGNINDTFLVTLAASGEKHFILQRINTQVFRQPQLVMQNMRILTEHVHQRLQCTPVNRRWEVPRVLLTKDAQDYCNDAEGSFWRAISFIKGSQSFDTLGDRSFAPEIGYALGMFHNLISDLPAEKLADTLEGFHITPLYLQNYIEILAKTTARQSPEVNYCLQFVSDRQTFAHILENAKATGKLPLRLMHGDPKINNVMFDTVTQQAVSVIDLDTVKPGLVHYDIGDCLRSGCNPAGEETEQWEDVYFDTDLCQGILQGYLAIAKAFLTENDYAYMYDAIRLIAFELGLRFFADYLAGDVYFKVKHPEHNLIRAIVQFKLTESIESQENQIRTIIQDMK; from the coding sequence ATGACAGAAGATATTCAGGCACAAGATACGGAAAATCTGGTTGCCATTGCGGGGCAATTCACGCTTCAAGGTCAAGTTACAGGCGTACGAGCGTTTGGAAGTGGTAATATTAATGACACCTTTTTGGTAACTTTGGCTGCTTCTGGTGAAAAGCATTTTATCTTGCAACGTATCAATACACAGGTGTTTCGTCAGCCCCAACTGGTGATGCAGAATATGCGTATTTTAACTGAGCATGTTCACCAACGTTTACAATGCACTCCTGTCAATCGTCGTTGGGAAGTGCCGCGTGTGTTGTTGACGAAGGATGCCCAGGATTACTGTAATGATGCTGAGGGATCATTTTGGCGAGCAATTAGTTTTATTAAAGGTTCCCAGTCTTTTGATACTTTAGGCGATCGCTCTTTTGCCCCAGAAATCGGCTACGCCTTGGGTATGTTCCACAATTTAATCAGTGATTTACCTGCTGAAAAACTTGCCGATACTTTAGAAGGTTTCCATATTACACCGCTTTATCTGCAAAACTATATTGAGATTTTGGCGAAAACAACGGCGCGTCAATCTCCTGAGGTGAATTATTGCTTGCAGTTTGTTAGCGATCGCCAGACTTTTGCCCATATTCTAGAAAATGCTAAAGCTACAGGCAAGCTACCGTTGCGGCTGATGCACGGTGATCCCAAAATCAACAACGTCATGTTTGATACCGTTACCCAGCAAGCAGTTAGCGTGATTGACCTCGATACCGTTAAGCCTGGGTTGGTACATTATGATATCGGTGACTGTCTGCGTTCAGGTTGCAATCCTGCTGGAGAAGAAACAGAACAGTGGGAAGATGTTTATTTCGATACTGACTTGTGTCAGGGAATCCTCCAAGGTTATTTGGCGATCGCTAAAGCATTTTTGACGGAAAATGATTATGCCTATATGTACGATGCCATTCGTTTAATTGCTTTTGAATTGGGACTGAGATTTTTTGCTGATTATTTAGCTGGAGATGTTTACTTTAAAGTCAAGCATCCAGAACATAACTTAATTAGAGCGATCGTCCAATTTAAATTAACTGAGAGTATCGAATCTCAAGAAAATCAGATTCGCACTATTATTCAAGATATGAAATGA
- a CDS encoding DOMON-like domain-containing protein codes for MNKQIFSLQPFPSTEILPNLNITGDIVRNNHQLAINYQLLGNLKEIAIAPSSTTPMRKHELWQDTCFEFFVCIKDSQRYWEFNLSPAGHWNVYRFDGYRQGMQEEKILTILPFCAKQQLDSLAITLDMDLSKIILADQAIVVGITTVIKCTNGEVTYWALTHQGVEADFHLRESFIITL; via the coding sequence ATGAACAAGCAAATTTTTTCTTTGCAACCATTTCCCTCTACTGAAATATTGCCTAATTTGAACATTACAGGTGATATCGTCCGAAATAATCATCAACTGGCAATTAATTATCAGCTTTTAGGCAATCTAAAAGAAATAGCGATCGCACCATCATCAACTACACCGATGCGAAAGCACGAATTATGGCAAGATACCTGCTTTGAGTTCTTTGTTTGCATCAAAGATTCTCAACGTTATTGGGAATTTAACCTTTCTCCTGCTGGACATTGGAATGTCTATCGCTTTGATGGATATCGTCAAGGAATGCAAGAGGAAAAAATATTGACAATACTGCCATTTTGTGCAAAGCAGCAATTAGATAGTTTAGCGATCACCTTAGATATGGATTTAAGTAAAATCATCTTGGCAGATCAGGCGATCGTAGTAGGCATTACAACTGTAATCAAATGCACAAATGGTGAAGTGACTTATTGGGCATTAACTCATCAAGGTGTAGAAGCTGACTTTCATCTGCGAGAAAGTTTCATAATAACGTTGTGA
- the sat gene encoding sulfate adenylyltransferase has product MSHYPDAIAPHGGQLVNRIATAEQRAEFLSKADFLPRVQLDERTVSDLEMIAIGGFSPLTGFMNQADYDRVVTQMRLANGLVWSIPITLSVIQEVATSLKEGDLIRLDNPQGEFIGVLQLTQKYHYDKTREAINVYRTDDAKHPGVQVVYNQGAVNLAGDIWLLQRDRHAHFPAYQIDPAASRQMFKDKGWQTIVGFQTRNPIHRAHEYIQKCALETVDGLFLHPLVGATKEDDIPADVRMRCYEILLEHYYPQNRVILAINPAAMRYAGPREAIFHALVRKNYGCTHFIVGRDHAGVGDYYGTYDAQYIFDEFEPSELGIVPMKFEHAFYCMRTKQMATTKTSPSKPEERVHLSGTKVREMLRRGELPPPEFSRPEVAAELARAMRVQVLA; this is encoded by the coding sequence TTGAGTCACTATCCAGATGCCATTGCCCCCCACGGTGGACAATTGGTTAACCGTATAGCTACAGCTGAACAAAGGGCAGAATTTCTTTCAAAAGCTGACTTTTTGCCGCGAGTGCAACTTGACGAGCGAACAGTTTCTGATTTAGAAATGATCGCGATCGGCGGTTTTAGCCCCCTAACGGGTTTTATGAACCAAGCAGACTACGATCGCGTGGTTACGCAAATGCGGTTAGCCAATGGTCTTGTATGGTCAATACCGATTACATTGTCGGTAATACAAGAAGTTGCTACTTCCCTTAAGGAAGGTGACTTAATTCGTCTGGATAACCCCCAAGGAGAGTTTATTGGGGTTTTGCAACTCACACAAAAATACCATTACGATAAAACCCGCGAAGCGATTAACGTCTACCGCACTGATGATGCTAAACATCCTGGTGTGCAGGTAGTTTACAACCAAGGTGCTGTCAATCTTGCAGGTGATATTTGGCTACTGCAACGCGATCGCCATGCTCATTTTCCTGCTTACCAAATCGATCCAGCCGCTTCACGGCAGATGTTTAAAGATAAAGGTTGGCAAACAATTGTAGGCTTTCAAACTCGTAATCCTATCCACCGCGCCCACGAATACATCCAAAAATGTGCTTTAGAAACTGTGGATGGTTTATTTTTACACCCGTTGGTAGGAGCCACAAAAGAAGATGATATCCCGGCTGATGTGCGGATGCGTTGCTATGAAATTTTGCTAGAACATTACTATCCTCAAAATCGGGTAATTTTGGCAATTAATCCCGCAGCCATGCGTTATGCTGGCCCTAGAGAAGCCATTTTTCATGCTTTAGTTCGTAAAAACTACGGTTGCACTCATTTTATTGTCGGACGGGATCATGCTGGTGTTGGTGACTACTACGGCACTTATGATGCTCAATACATCTTTGATGAATTTGAGCCGAGTGAATTAGGTATTGTACCTATGAAGTTTGAACACGCTTTTTACTGTATGCGTACCAAACAGATGGCGACAACTAAAACAAGTCCCAGCAAGCCAGAAGAACGCGTTCATCTCTCAGGTACAAAGGTTAGAGAAATGCTACGTCGAGGTGAATTACCCCCACCAGAATTTTCTCGTCCGGAAGTAGCAGCGGAATTGGCACGGGCGATGCGAGTACAAGTACTGGCTTAA
- a CDS encoding ACP S-malonyltransferase, whose translation MIFLIDHNLKGHALVFFGAIATQGWLDIVPIRFVMFAEIKLPIDSDDRVVWRFAQENQMILLTANRSMKGKNSLEQVMREENTSASLPVITIGSADRLLNDSEYRSQCIESLIEIVLDVDSYRGARRIFIP comes from the coding sequence ATGATTTTTTTGATTGATCACAATCTTAAAGGTCATGCTTTAGTTTTTTTTGGTGCTATTGCTACTCAGGGTTGGCTTGATATCGTCCCGATTCGATTTGTCATGTTTGCAGAAATAAAGTTACCAATTGATAGTGATGACAGGGTTGTTTGGCGGTTTGCTCAGGAAAACCAGATGATTTTGCTTACAGCCAATCGCAGCATGAAAGGGAAAAATTCGCTCGAACAAGTCATGCGTGAAGAAAACACTTCGGCATCGTTGCCTGTGATCACGATTGGCAGTGCAGATCGCCTCCTAAATGACTCCGAATATCGAAGTCAATGTATTGAAAGTTTGATTGAAATCGTGCTTGATGTTGATAGTTATCGGGGTGCAAGGCGAATCTTCATTCCGTAA
- a CDS encoding DevA family ABC transporter ATP-binding protein, whose amino-acid sequence METPYSSKSVISIENLDHYFGKGQLCKQVLFNINLTINAGEIVIMTGPSGSGKTTLLTLVGGLRSAQSGSLQVLNRQLCGAKNGQLTQARRNNGYIFQAHNLHGSLTAIQNVRMALEVLPKISPSEMLERSQAMLQAVGLGERLNYYPDNLSGGQKQRVAIARALVSQPKIVLADEPTAALDKQSGRDVVEIMQKLAKEQGCTILLVTHDNRILDIADRIVYMEDGHLIRNGVGTMAMNE is encoded by the coding sequence ATGGAAACTCCTTATTCTTCTAAATCTGTTATATCTATCGAAAATCTTGACCATTATTTTGGTAAAGGTCAACTCTGTAAGCAGGTTTTATTTAATATTAATCTCACCATTAATGCAGGTGAAATTGTGATTATGACTGGCCCTTCTGGTTCGGGGAAAACTACACTATTAACCTTAGTAGGAGGTTTACGTTCTGCTCAATCTGGTAGTTTGCAGGTATTGAATAGACAACTTTGTGGTGCTAAGAATGGTCAATTGACACAGGCGCGACGTAATAACGGTTATATTTTTCAAGCCCATAACTTACACGGTAGCTTAACAGCAATTCAGAACGTGCGTATGGCTTTAGAAGTACTACCGAAAATTTCGCCCTCAGAAATGCTAGAGCGATCGCAAGCAATGTTACAAGCAGTAGGATTAGGAGAACGCCTCAATTACTATCCAGATAACTTATCAGGTGGACAAAAACAGCGAGTAGCGATCGCTCGTGCCTTAGTCAGTCAACCTAAAATTGTTTTAGCAGATGAACCCACCGCCGCCCTCGATAAACAATCTGGACGCGATGTTGTAGAAATCATGCAGAAACTAGCAAAAGAACAAGGCTGTACGATTTTGCTTGTTACCCACGATAATCGTATTTTAGATATTGCCGACCGAATTGTTTACATGGAAGATGGCCATCTCATTAGAAACGGTGTAGGTACAATGGCTATGAACGAATGA
- a CDS encoding DUF433 domain-containing protein — protein MTSSANKQSLIIRTERGLMISGTRITLYDVMDYVTAQYPPKFIQGLFELTDEQINVALSYIETNRAEVEAEYQQILKEAEELQQYYQEQNRELVARIATQSPKPGTEAAWEKLRAVKAKRQLKG, from the coding sequence ATGACTTCCTCAGCCAATAAGCAATCACTTATTATTCGTACTGAGCGTGGACTGATGATTTCAGGAACACGTATCACCCTCTACGATGTGATGGATTATGTTACTGCTCAATATCCACCTAAATTTATCCAGGGATTGTTCGAGCTTACAGACGAACAAATTAACGTTGCTCTGTCTTACATTGAAACTAATCGCGCAGAGGTAGAAGCGGAATATCAGCAAATTCTCAAAGAAGCCGAAGAACTCCAGCAATACTACCAAGAGCAAAATCGTGAGCTAGTTGCCAGAATTGCAACACAATCGCCCAAACCTGGAACTGAAGCCGCTTGGGAAAAACTTCGGGCAGTTAAAGCAAAGCGTCAGTTAAAGGGATGA
- a CDS encoding ABC exporter membrane fusion protein: MPEVGERDSASFKPSARQTIMLALATGFAIAGIIRFWQVQSQSAEAAKNVPVTVPPIKTVTALGRLEPQGEVIKLSAPASIQGNRVDKLLVKEGFQVKTGQAIAILDSRNRLQAAYQEAQEQIKVAQVNLAKVQAGAKVGEIEAQKAEIARIQAQIIGEETRQREAVARLEAQWLGEKTAQQATINKLEAELNNAQIEFQRYQQLYSERAISQSLFDSKRLTVDTITQQLREAKANLNRIDNTGRKQISEAETDLARIKATGSKQVSSAEAILNQIAEVRPVDLEAAKVEISRAVAAAKQAKANLDQAYVRSPQDGVVLDIHTRSGEMVSDDGIVEIGQTSLMYAVVEVYQSDVNKVRPEQPVRISSNSLPGELYGRVDRIGQKVQRQDIINADPSENIDSRVVEVHVRLGEASSLKAAKFTNLQVKAVIGL; encoded by the coding sequence ATGCCTGAAGTAGGGGAGAGAGATTCCGCATCCTTTAAACCTAGCGCTCGTCAAACAATTATGCTGGCATTAGCCACAGGGTTTGCGATCGCCGGAATAATTAGATTTTGGCAGGTTCAATCACAGTCTGCTGAGGCGGCTAAAAATGTCCCAGTAACTGTACCTCCAATTAAAACAGTAACAGCCTTGGGCAGACTAGAGCCACAAGGAGAAGTAATTAAACTTTCTGCACCTGCATCCATTCAAGGAAATCGGGTAGACAAACTTTTAGTTAAAGAAGGTTTTCAAGTTAAAACTGGCCAAGCGATCGCCATTTTGGATAGTCGAAATCGCCTACAAGCTGCTTACCAAGAAGCCCAAGAACAAATAAAAGTAGCACAGGTAAATCTCGCAAAAGTACAAGCAGGGGCGAAAGTTGGTGAAATAGAAGCGCAAAAAGCCGAAATAGCCCGCATCCAAGCACAAATTATTGGTGAGGAAACTAGGCAAAGAGAAGCAGTCGCTAGATTAGAAGCCCAGTGGTTAGGTGAAAAAACAGCACAACAGGCAACAATCAACAAACTAGAAGCAGAACTAAACAATGCCCAAATAGAATTTCAACGCTATCAACAGCTTTATTCGGAACGGGCAATTTCTCAGTCTTTGTTTGACAGCAAGCGTTTAACTGTAGATACCATCACGCAGCAATTGAGGGAAGCTAAAGCAAATCTCAACCGGATTGATAATACTGGACGTAAGCAAATTAGCGAAGCCGAGACAGATTTGGCTCGCATTAAAGCTACTGGGAGCAAGCAAGTTAGTTCTGCTGAAGCCATTTTAAACCAAATCGCCGAAGTCCGCCCAGTAGATTTAGAAGCGGCAAAAGTAGAAATTAGCCGGGCAGTAGCCGCCGCCAAACAGGCAAAAGCAAATCTAGATCAAGCTTATGTGCGATCGCCCCAAGACGGTGTAGTCTTGGACATTCATACGCGTTCGGGGGAAATGGTTTCTGATGACGGCATCGTAGAAATTGGGCAAACCAGCCTCATGTATGCAGTTGTAGAAGTTTACCAAAGTGATGTCAACAAAGTGCGTCCTGAACAACCAGTGCGGATATCTAGCAATTCTCTACCAGGTGAATTGTATGGCAGAGTAGACAGAATTGGCCAGAAAGTGCAGCGGCAAGACATTATCAACGCTGACCCCAGTGAAAATATTGATTCTAGAGTTGTAGAAGTTCATGTACGGTTAGGAGAAGCATCAAGCTTGAAAGCAGCCAAATTTACTAATTTGCAAGTCAAGGCGGTGATTGGACTGTGA
- the devC gene encoding ABC transporter permease DevC yields MMGLIQILQRRTPLGWLQLSHHKSRLLVALSGIAFADVLMFMQLGFQNALYDSNTRLNSVLLADIVLMSTQSRNTQNLSTFSRRRLLQAADIPGVRSTASMYIGLVTWKNPQTHRKTTLQAIGFNPEEPALNLPEVNAQLDKIKLPDTFIFDRAARGEYKEAFAQIDAGHNVTTEVDKRTITIDGLFKLGASFGADGTLISSSDNFLRIFPRQLAGSINLGLIYTQPDYDSKQIAEILKLYLSNEDVRVLTREEFIKFEEDYWKQESPIGFIFSLGVSMGFIVGVIIVYQVLSTDVNAHIKEYATFKAMGYRNLYLLGVIFEEAIILALLGFIPGFVVPLGLYRLTRNATDLPIYMTVARALIVLLLTIIMCTLSGAIATRKLQSADPADMF; encoded by the coding sequence GTGATGGGATTAATTCAGATATTACAACGACGTACACCCCTGGGATGGTTACAACTTAGCCATCATAAAAGTCGTCTATTGGTTGCTTTATCAGGTATTGCCTTTGCTGATGTCTTAATGTTTATGCAGTTGGGGTTTCAGAATGCACTGTATGACAGTAACACCCGCCTCAATAGTGTGCTGCTTGCAGACATAGTGTTAATGAGTACTCAAAGCCGTAACACTCAGAACTTATCTACCTTTTCGCGGCGGCGATTACTTCAGGCTGCTGATATACCTGGGGTGAGATCGACAGCATCCATGTATATCGGTTTAGTTACCTGGAAGAATCCCCAAACACACCGCAAAACAACACTACAAGCAATTGGATTTAATCCTGAAGAACCTGCATTAAATTTACCAGAAGTCAACGCCCAGTTAGATAAAATTAAGCTGCCTGATACCTTTATTTTTGATCGTGCAGCTAGAGGTGAATACAAAGAAGCGTTTGCTCAAATTGATGCAGGTCATAATGTGACTACAGAAGTTGATAAACGCACCATCACCATTGATGGCTTATTTAAATTAGGCGCATCCTTTGGTGCAGACGGCACATTAATTTCTAGTAGTGATAACTTTCTACGTATCTTTCCTAGACAGTTAGCAGGAAGTATCAATTTAGGTTTGATTTATACTCAACCAGACTATGACTCCAAACAAATTGCAGAAATATTAAAACTCTACCTCTCAAATGAAGATGTGAGAGTGCTAACCCGTGAAGAATTTATCAAATTTGAAGAAGATTATTGGAAACAAGAAAGTCCCATTGGTTTTATCTTTAGTTTGGGCGTATCAATGGGATTTATTGTCGGTGTAATTATTGTTTATCAAGTCCTTTCTACAGATGTGAATGCCCATATCAAAGAATACGCCACCTTTAAAGCAATGGGCTATCGTAATTTATACCTTTTGGGTGTGATTTTTGAAGAAGCAATTATATTAGCATTGCTGGGCTTTATCCCCGGATTTGTTGTACCTTTAGGACTTTATCGCCTAACTCGCAATGCCACAGATTTACCAATATACATGACAGTAGCCAGAGCGTTGATTGTATTATTGCTGACTATTATTATGTGTACTCTTTCTGGGGCGATCGCGACTCGAAAATTACAATCTGCTGACCCTGCGGATATGTTTTGA
- the uvrB gene encoding excinuclease ABC subunit UvrB yields the protein MKNFYLQAPFAPTGDQPQAIAQLTTSIQSGSRYQTLLGATGTGKTFSVAAVIEKIGKPTLVLAHNKTLAAQLCNELRDFFPDNAVEYFVSYYDYYQPEAYIPVSDTYIEKTASINDEIDMLRHSATRSLFERRDVIVVASISCIYGLGMPAEYLKAAIPLQIGMEVNQRQILRDLASVQYSRNDIEMGRGKFRVRGDVLEIGPAYEDRIIRVEFFGDEIDAIRYIDPVTGEIIKSLEAVNIYPARHFVTPEERLEVACDDIAAELKQQKADLEQAGKLLEAQRIDQRTRYDLEMLREVGYCNGVENYSRHLAGRQAGEPPECLIDYFPKDWLLVIDESHVTVPQIRGMYNGDQARKKVLIEHGFRLPSAADNRPLQAQEFWQKVNQCIFVSATPGNWELEVSEDHIVEQVIRPTGVIDPEISVRPTEGQIDDLLGEIKDRIDLHERVLITTLTKRMAEDLTEYLQDHSINVRYLHSEINSIERIEILQDLREGKFDVLVGVNLLREGLDLPEVSLVAILDADKEGFLRAERSLIQTIGRAARHVRGQAIMYADNLTDSMIKAIDETDRRRGIQRAYNQMHGITPQSIMRKSSNAILSFLDVSRRLNATDLKVVDEHIDELPLEQIPDLIVKLEEQMKESAKKLEFEEAAKFRDRIQHLRDKLLGR from the coding sequence ATGAAAAATTTCTATCTTCAAGCTCCTTTCGCTCCCACAGGTGATCAACCACAAGCGATCGCCCAACTCACTACCAGTATCCAATCTGGCAGCCGCTATCAAACTTTACTAGGGGCGACGGGAACAGGTAAGACGTTTTCTGTAGCCGCAGTCATCGAGAAAATTGGTAAGCCGACTTTAGTCCTCGCTCACAATAAAACTCTGGCAGCTCAGTTGTGTAACGAATTGCGGGATTTCTTCCCCGACAACGCAGTTGAGTATTTTGTCAGTTATTACGATTATTATCAACCAGAAGCGTATATTCCAGTTAGCGATACTTATATTGAAAAAACAGCTTCGATTAATGATGAGATTGATATGTTACGACATTCAGCGACGCGATCGCTTTTTGAACGTCGTGATGTGATTGTCGTTGCTTCTATTAGCTGTATCTACGGTTTGGGTATGCCAGCAGAATATCTTAAAGCTGCCATTCCTCTGCAAATAGGTATGGAAGTCAATCAACGCCAGATTTTACGCGATTTGGCATCAGTGCAGTATAGCCGCAACGATATAGAAATGGGTCGAGGAAAGTTCCGCGTCCGGGGTGATGTTTTAGAAATCGGCCCAGCTTATGAAGACAGAATTATTCGTGTAGAGTTTTTTGGCGATGAAATTGACGCGATTCGCTATATTGATCCGGTGACTGGTGAAATTATCAAAAGTTTAGAAGCAGTGAACATCTATCCGGCGCGTCACTTCGTCACCCCAGAAGAACGGTTAGAGGTGGCTTGTGATGACATTGCGGCAGAATTAAAACAACAAAAAGCAGATTTAGAGCAAGCTGGGAAATTATTAGAAGCGCAACGCATAGATCAACGCACACGTTATGACTTAGAAATGTTGCGTGAGGTTGGTTATTGCAACGGTGTCGAAAACTATTCTCGTCACTTAGCAGGACGACAAGCTGGGGAACCGCCAGAGTGTTTAATTGATTATTTCCCTAAAGATTGGTTATTAGTAATTGATGAATCTCACGTTACAGTGCCACAAATTCGTGGTATGTACAACGGCGACCAAGCTAGGAAAAAAGTTTTAATTGAACATGGGTTTCGGCTTCCCAGTGCTGCTGATAATCGTCCTTTGCAAGCACAAGAATTTTGGCAAAAGGTGAATCAGTGTATTTTTGTTTCCGCTACCCCAGGTAATTGGGAGTTAGAAGTTTCTGAAGATCACATAGTTGAGCAAGTTATTCGACCTACTGGGGTAATTGATCCAGAAATTTCTGTGCGTCCCACCGAAGGACAAATTGATGATTTATTAGGAGAAATCAAAGATAGAATTGACCTCCATGAACGAGTGTTAATTACCACATTAACGAAGCGCATGGCGGAAGATTTAACCGAATATCTGCAAGACCATAGTATTAATGTGCGGTATTTGCATTCAGAGATTAACTCAATTGAGCGCATTGAAATTTTGCAAGATTTACGCGAAGGCAAATTTGATGTTTTAGTTGGTGTGAATTTGCTACGGGAAGGTTTAGATTTGCCGGAAGTTTCTTTAGTAGCAATTTTAGATGCAGATAAAGAAGGATTCTTGCGTGCCGAGCGTTCTTTAATTCAAACTATTGGTAGAGCCGCGCGTCATGTACGGGGACAAGCAATTATGTATGCTGATAATCTTACTGACAGCATGATTAAAGCTATTGATGAGACTGACAGGCGGCGTGGCATCCAAAGAGCATATAACCAGATGCACGGAATTACCCCACAATCAATTATGAGAAAATCGAGTAACGCAATTTTATCATTTTTAGATGTATCGCGGCGGTTAAATGCAACTGATTTAAAAGTTGTAGATGAACATATAGATGAATTGCCATTAGAACAGATTCCAGATTTAATTGTCAAACTCGAAGAACAAATGAAAGAATCCGCTAAAAAACTAGAATTTGAAGAGGCTGCAAAATTTCGCGATCGCATTCAGCATCTGCGAGATAAATTATTAGGACGTTAG
- a CDS encoding TetR/AcrR family transcriptional regulator: MSTEKIDAILAGAMREFLTHGYAATTMDKVTAAAGVSKATVYNYFQDKEGLFTTLIERLAQENYREAFSYQDAEFMQGEPDIVLRRLGINIVEQINHQQELLSLVRLIIGESGRFPLLAQAFVRNVDKPVLELLSQYFAAHPELQLPDPEVAARIFLGTLVHFTILQEMLHCRDILPMERDRLIDNLINLITIKSVSTDKYSGTRQKSARRKRNSSGKFKTDYGCELKHLRSIRLTDTAWEKLAKLADENNLTRSEMIEMFARTGSFGKEELES, from the coding sequence ATGTCAACAGAAAAAATTGATGCAATCTTAGCTGGTGCGATGCGAGAGTTTTTGACGCATGGCTACGCTGCGACAACGATGGATAAAGTAACAGCCGCAGCAGGCGTGTCTAAAGCAACTGTCTACAACTACTTTCAAGATAAAGAAGGATTATTTACGACCTTAATTGAGCGATTAGCACAGGAAAATTATCGAGAAGCATTTAGTTACCAAGACGCAGAATTTATGCAAGGAGAACCTGATATTGTTCTGCGTCGCTTAGGTATAAATATTGTCGAGCAAATCAATCATCAACAAGAGTTGTTGAGTTTGGTAAGACTGATTATTGGTGAATCTGGACGTTTCCCCTTACTAGCGCAAGCTTTCGTTCGCAATGTAGATAAACCTGTTTTGGAACTTCTGAGTCAATATTTTGCGGCTCATCCCGAACTTCAACTACCTGATCCGGAAGTAGCTGCACGTATTTTTTTAGGTACATTAGTCCATTTCACAATTCTTCAAGAGATGCTGCATTGTCGAGATATTTTACCAATGGAACGCGATCGCCTGATTGATAACTTGATTAATTTAATCACTATTAAGAGCGTATCAACAGATAAATATTCAGGTACAAGGCAAAAATCAGCTAGGCGCAAGCGCAATTCTTCAGGTAAGTTTAAGACAGATTACGGTTGTGAACTGAAACATTTAAGATCTATTAGACTCACAGATACAGCTTGGGAAAAGTTAGCAAAATTAGCAGATGAAAATAATTTGACCCGAAGCGAGATGATAGAGATGTTTGCTCGTACAGGCTCTTTTGGTAAAGAGGAGTTAGAAAGTTAA
- a CDS encoding HNH endonuclease signature motif containing protein: MFAKYTKKGFIDCAISGFKSQMWRDFQIDHIIQMSKGGLTNLENLQVLSRKAHAEKTRLENQKTRI; encoded by the coding sequence GTGTTTGCTAAATATACAAAAAAGGGATTTATTGACTGTGCTATCAGTGGATTTAAAAGTCAGATGTGGAGGGATTTCCAAATTGATCACATCATACAGATGTCAAAAGGTGGTTTAACCAACCTAGAAAATCTTCAAGTTTTATCTCGTAAAGCTCACGCAGAAAAAACTCGGTTAGAAAACCAAAAAACAAGAATTTGA